One region of Microbacterium sp. M28 genomic DNA includes:
- a CDS encoding SufE family protein, which yields MTGMSTTHVPAGLAEFRDDFLALDESERLQLLLEFSNELPAVSAEVAAHPEMTERVAECQSPVYIYVEVADDVVTMHATAPPEAPTTRGFASILAQGITGLTPDEVLAIPDDYPQSIGLTRVVSPLRISGMTGMLLRAKNQVRQKR from the coding sequence ATGACGGGGATGAGCACAACGCACGTTCCCGCCGGACTCGCCGAGTTCCGTGACGACTTCCTGGCACTGGACGAGTCCGAGCGGCTGCAGCTGCTGCTCGAGTTCTCGAACGAGCTGCCAGCGGTCTCCGCCGAGGTCGCAGCGCACCCGGAGATGACCGAACGCGTCGCCGAGTGCCAGTCCCCGGTCTACATCTACGTCGAGGTCGCCGACGACGTGGTGACGATGCACGCCACTGCTCCCCCGGAGGCCCCGACGACGCGCGGCTTCGCGAGCATCCTGGCGCAGGGCATCACCGGCCTCACGCCGGACGAGGTGCTCGCGATCCCCGACGACTATCCGCAGTCGATCGGGCTGACCCGCGTGGTCTCACCGCTGCGAATCTCCGGCATGACCGGGATGCTGCTGCGCGCCAAGAATCAGGTCAGGCAGAAGCGCTGA
- a CDS encoding thiolase family protein, protein MAEISDVFFVDGVRTPFGRAGEKGMYWNTRADDLAVKATIGLMERNASVPADRIDDVAIAATSQTGDQGLTLGRSVAILAGLPQTVPGLAVERMCAGAMTSVTTMAASIGIGMYDLALAGGVEHMGHHPIGGNADPNPRFVAEKMVDPGALNMGVTAERIFDRFPHLTKERSDRFGMLSQHKVQAAYDAGKIQPDLVPVAIKHADGAWGLASEDEGRRPQTTMEDLASLKTPFRPHGRVTAGTSSPLTDGATMSLLAGGGAVKELGLRPKMKLVSFAFAGVQPEIMGIGPIPSTEKALKKAGLTISDIGLFELNEAFAIQVISLLDHFGIADDDPRVNQWGGAIALGHPLAASGVRLMIQLAAQFAERPDVRYGLTAMCVGLGQGGSVIWENPFYDGKKRK, encoded by the coding sequence GTGGCCGAGATCTCGGACGTCTTCTTCGTCGATGGCGTGCGCACCCCGTTCGGGCGCGCCGGCGAAAAAGGCATGTACTGGAACACCCGCGCGGATGACCTCGCCGTCAAGGCGACGATCGGACTGATGGAGCGCAACGCCTCCGTCCCGGCCGACCGCATCGATGACGTGGCGATCGCCGCGACATCCCAGACCGGAGACCAGGGCTTGACCCTCGGCCGTTCCGTCGCGATCCTGGCCGGTCTTCCGCAGACGGTTCCGGGCCTCGCGGTGGAGCGCATGTGCGCCGGTGCCATGACGAGCGTGACCACCATGGCCGCGTCCATCGGCATCGGCATGTACGACCTCGCCCTCGCCGGCGGCGTCGAGCACATGGGACACCACCCGATCGGCGGCAACGCCGATCCCAACCCGCGGTTCGTCGCCGAGAAGATGGTCGACCCCGGCGCGCTCAACATGGGCGTCACCGCTGAGCGCATCTTCGACCGCTTCCCGCACCTCACCAAGGAGCGCTCCGACCGCTTCGGGATGCTCAGTCAGCACAAGGTGCAGGCCGCATACGACGCGGGCAAGATCCAGCCCGATCTCGTGCCGGTCGCGATCAAGCACGCCGATGGCGCATGGGGACTCGCATCCGAGGACGAGGGCCGCCGCCCGCAGACCACGATGGAGGACCTCGCGTCACTGAAGACGCCGTTCCGTCCGCACGGTCGCGTCACGGCCGGGACCTCCTCGCCGCTCACGGACGGCGCGACCATGTCGCTGCTCGCCGGTGGCGGCGCGGTGAAGGAGCTGGGTCTGCGGCCCAAGATGAAGCTAGTCTCGTTCGCATTCGCGGGCGTGCAGCCCGAGATCATGGGCATCGGCCCGATCCCGTCGACCGAGAAGGCTCTCAAAAAGGCCGGGCTCACGATCTCCGACATCGGCCTGTTCGAGCTGAACGAGGCGTTCGCGATCCAGGTGATCTCGCTGCTCGACCACTTCGGCATCGCCGACGACGACCCGCGCGTCAACCAGTGGGGCGGTGCGATCGCTCTCGGCCACCCGCTCGCGGCATCCGGTGTCCGTCTGATGATCCAGCTCGCGGCGCAGTTCGCCGAGCGCCCGGACGTCCGCTACGGTCTGACCGCCATGTGCGTCGGCCTCGGTCAGGGCGGCTCGGTCATCTGGGAGAACCCGTTCTACGACGGCAAGAAGCGGAAGTGA
- a CDS encoding ammonium transporter — protein MDAPGNISWAITATALVLLMTPGVAFFYGGLVKAKSVVSMMMMSFGSIGLVAVLWILFGFSMSAVDSPTAFAGNPFADFGLASLAAGEGSNVALLGVAYGATFAIITVALISGAIADRAKFGSWLIFAGVFATVGYFPIAAWVWGGGWVMNLGAWLFGEDSGIAVIDYAGGTAVHINAGAAALALALVLGKRIGFQKGILKPHNVPLTLLGAALLWFGWFGFNAGAEWLSEDMGGVGLIGINTLGATAAAILGWILIERFKEGKATSVGAASGAVAGLVAITPACANLTPGWALLLGALSGVLCALAVELKFRLGFDDSLDVVGIHLVGGLLGTVYLGFFATEQGLFVGGDARLLAVQVIAALGVLIYSFVVALIIGFAIEKTIGFRITNEDEIAGVDSVVHGEEGYALVDA, from the coding sequence ATGGATGCTCCCGGCAACATCTCGTGGGCGATCACCGCGACAGCGCTGGTGCTGCTCATGACGCCAGGCGTCGCGTTCTTCTACGGCGGCCTTGTGAAGGCCAAGAGCGTCGTCAGCATGATGATGATGAGCTTCGGCTCGATCGGTCTCGTCGCCGTGCTGTGGATTCTCTTCGGCTTCTCGATGAGCGCCGTCGACTCCCCGACGGCATTCGCCGGCAACCCGTTCGCGGACTTCGGTCTCGCCTCGCTCGCGGCCGGCGAGGGCTCCAACGTGGCGCTGCTCGGAGTCGCGTACGGTGCCACGTTCGCGATCATCACGGTGGCGCTGATCTCCGGGGCGATCGCCGACCGCGCGAAGTTCGGCAGCTGGCTGATCTTCGCCGGCGTCTTCGCGACCGTCGGCTACTTCCCGATCGCCGCCTGGGTCTGGGGCGGCGGCTGGGTGATGAACCTCGGCGCATGGCTGTTCGGCGAGGACAGCGGCATCGCCGTCATCGACTACGCCGGCGGCACAGCGGTGCACATCAACGCGGGTGCCGCGGCGCTGGCGCTGGCGTTGGTCCTGGGCAAGCGCATCGGGTTCCAGAAGGGCATTCTCAAGCCGCACAACGTGCCGCTGACCCTGCTCGGCGCCGCGCTTCTGTGGTTCGGTTGGTTCGGTTTCAACGCCGGCGCCGAGTGGCTGTCCGAGGACATGGGCGGTGTCGGCCTGATCGGCATCAACACGCTCGGCGCGACGGCTGCGGCCATCCTCGGCTGGATCCTCATCGAACGCTTCAAGGAGGGCAAGGCCACCTCGGTCGGCGCCGCATCCGGTGCGGTCGCCGGCCTGGTCGCCATCACCCCGGCGTGCGCGAATCTGACTCCGGGCTGGGCCCTCCTGCTGGGCGCGCTGTCCGGCGTCCTGTGCGCGCTTGCCGTCGAACTGAAGTTCCGTCTCGGCTTCGACGACTCGCTGGACGTCGTGGGCATCCACCTCGTCGGCGGTCTGCTGGGCACGGTGTACCTCGGCTTCTTCGCCACCGAGCAGGGCCTGTTCGTCGGCGGTGACGCCCGCCTGCTCGCCGTCCAGGTGATCGCCGCACTCGGTGTCCTGATCTACTCCTTCGTCGTCGCCCTGATCATCGGGTTCGCGATCGAGAAGACGATCGGCTTCCGCATCACGAACGAGGACGAGATCGCCGGTGTCGACTCGGTCGTGCACGGCGAAGAGGGCTACGCGCTCGTCGACGCCTGA
- the zapE gene encoding cell division protein ZapE translates to MTDTTPRAGTVRLSDRQPVVTGPEMLAGLVPPPQFDDATFESYRADPAYPSQESAKDILQRFAGRGTPAKRGGLFRRAPKEPELKPGVYLDGGFGVGKTHLLASIYHAMPARRKYFGSFIEYTALVGALGYKNTVDLLRGADLLCIDEFELDDPGDTMVMTRLLGELVTSGTRLAATSNTPPNALGEGRFAAQDFLREIHQMSDSFQTLRIDGVDFRQRAIDGHAIVLDAPAYAVRLDAAAAAGTASDDEFDELIRHLAKVHPSRYIRLIDGVGLVGLRDVRELTDQSEALRFVAFVDRVYDAQVPIAATGRALDAVFSEEMLAGGYRKKYLRAISRLNALTHSA, encoded by the coding sequence ATGACCGATACGACGCCCCGCGCCGGCACCGTGCGCCTCTCCGACCGGCAGCCCGTCGTCACGGGACCCGAGATGCTCGCCGGTCTGGTCCCGCCGCCGCAGTTCGACGACGCCACCTTCGAGAGCTACCGGGCCGACCCCGCCTACCCGTCGCAGGAATCGGCCAAGGACATCCTGCAGCGGTTCGCCGGGCGCGGGACGCCGGCCAAGCGCGGCGGTCTGTTCCGACGTGCGCCGAAGGAGCCGGAGCTCAAGCCGGGCGTCTACCTCGACGGCGGCTTCGGCGTCGGCAAGACGCATCTGCTGGCCTCGATCTACCACGCGATGCCCGCGCGCCGGAAGTACTTCGGCTCCTTCATCGAGTACACCGCGCTGGTCGGCGCACTCGGCTACAAGAACACGGTCGATCTGCTCCGCGGCGCCGATCTGCTGTGCATCGACGAGTTCGAGCTGGACGACCCGGGCGACACGATGGTCATGACTCGTCTGCTCGGTGAACTCGTCACGTCGGGAACCCGCCTCGCGGCGACGTCGAACACGCCGCCGAACGCGCTGGGCGAGGGCCGCTTCGCCGCGCAGGACTTCCTCCGCGAGATCCACCAGATGTCGGACAGCTTCCAGACGCTGCGCATCGACGGCGTCGACTTCCGCCAGCGCGCGATCGACGGACACGCGATCGTGCTCGACGCCCCGGCGTACGCGGTTCGGCTGGATGCCGCGGCAGCGGCAGGCACGGCATCCGACGACGAGTTCGACGAACTCATCCGGCACCTCGCCAAAGTGCACCCGTCTCGATACATCCGGCTGATCGATGGCGTCGGCCTCGTCGGGCTGCGCGACGTGCGCGAGCTGACCGATCAGTCCGAGGCGCTGCGCTTCGTGGCGTTCGTCGATCGCGTGTACGACGCACAGGTCCCGATCGCGGCGACGGGGCGCGCGCTGGACGCCGTGTTCTCCGAGGAGATGCTCGCCGGCGGCTACCGCAAGAAGTACCTGCGCGCCATCTCCCGACTGAACGCCTTGACGCATTCTGCGTGA
- a CDS encoding ribonuclease D — translation MTEYSVIDDRDEFERACALLAEGEGPVAVDVERASGFRYSQRAYLVQVFRRGAGVFLFDPPAIGDFTALQSAIGGEEWVLHAASQDLPSLRELELEPTSLFDTELGSRLLGHDHVGLAAVVEETLGITLKKEHSAADWSTRPLPDAWLDYAALDVLHLVDVRDVLAAELVEQDKVEIAAEEFAATLTRVPKPPRTDPWRRLSGLHRVRGPRNLAVARALWEAREQYAQQQDVSPGRLVPDRSLVAAVLAAPSSKHALASLSDFTGRASRTQLDRWWAAIEQGRAATDLPKERVPSDTLPPPRAWSDRNPEADARLKAARPLIEARAAELNMPTENLLTPDHLRRVAWEPPAATAEAIGIELANLGARPWQIAETAQRIADAFVEAAQSVEAAEEAGS, via the coding sequence GTGACTGAGTATTCCGTGATCGACGATCGGGATGAGTTCGAACGCGCGTGCGCGCTTCTGGCCGAGGGCGAAGGCCCGGTGGCAGTCGACGTGGAGCGGGCTTCCGGTTTCCGCTATTCGCAGCGGGCGTACCTCGTGCAGGTGTTCCGACGCGGCGCGGGCGTCTTCCTGTTCGACCCGCCGGCGATCGGAGACTTCACGGCCCTTCAGTCCGCGATCGGCGGCGAGGAGTGGGTCCTGCATGCGGCGAGCCAGGACCTCCCCTCGTTGCGCGAACTCGAACTCGAACCGACGTCGCTGTTCGACACCGAGCTGGGCTCACGGCTGCTGGGACACGATCACGTGGGCCTCGCCGCCGTCGTCGAGGAGACGCTGGGGATCACCCTGAAGAAGGAGCATTCCGCGGCGGACTGGTCGACCAGGCCGCTTCCGGATGCGTGGCTCGACTACGCCGCTCTCGACGTGCTGCACCTCGTCGACGTCCGGGACGTCCTCGCGGCGGAGCTCGTCGAACAGGACAAGGTCGAGATCGCCGCGGAGGAGTTCGCCGCGACTCTCACCCGCGTCCCCAAGCCCCCGCGCACGGATCCGTGGCGCCGCCTGAGCGGCCTGCACCGCGTGCGAGGACCCCGCAACCTCGCCGTCGCCCGTGCCCTGTGGGAAGCGCGTGAGCAGTACGCGCAGCAGCAGGATGTCTCACCCGGCAGGCTCGTCCCGGACCGTTCGCTCGTCGCCGCCGTCCTCGCGGCGCCGTCCAGCAAGCACGCGCTCGCGTCGTTGTCCGACTTCACCGGGCGCGCCAGCCGCACTCAGCTCGACCGCTGGTGGGCGGCGATCGAGCAGGGCCGCGCCGCGACGGACCTGCCCAAGGAGCGCGTGCCCAGTGACACGCTCCCCCCGCCGCGCGCGTGGAGCGATCGCAATCCGGAGGCGGACGCGCGTCTGAAGGCCGCCCGTCCTCTGATCGAGGCGAGGGCGGCCGAACTCAACATGCCGACCGAGAACCTGCTCACTCCGGACCACCTGCGTCGCGTCGCGTGGGAGCCACCGGCTGCCACCGCGGAGGCGATCGGCATCGAGCTCGCGAACCTGGGCGCGCGGCCGTGGCAGATTGCGGAGACTGCACAGAGGATCGCGGATGCCTTTGTAGAAGCCGCGCAATCGGTGGAAGCGGCCGAGGAGGCCGGTTCGTAG
- a CDS encoding DUF3000 domain-containing protein, with protein sequence MDAHSDAGARFEHAAAELRQTRFRSDITVREIPSPQGLAPFAIAFAADVRPDDHGDSIYGTARFVLLHDPAAPDAWSGQWRIVAFAQAPLEPEIGTDPLLADVTWSWLVDALESRDAVYHSASGTATKTLSKGFGGLAAEGDGAQIELRASWTPEGTLRPHVEAWAELVGMLAGLPPGSEDIAVFGARKAARD encoded by the coding sequence GTGGACGCCCATTCCGATGCCGGAGCGCGCTTCGAGCACGCCGCAGCCGAGCTGCGCCAGACGCGATTCCGCTCGGACATCACCGTGCGCGAGATCCCGTCTCCGCAGGGGCTCGCGCCCTTCGCGATCGCGTTCGCCGCCGACGTCCGTCCTGACGATCACGGCGACTCCATCTACGGCACGGCGCGCTTCGTCCTGCTGCACGACCCTGCGGCGCCGGACGCGTGGTCCGGCCAGTGGCGGATCGTGGCGTTCGCGCAGGCGCCGCTGGAGCCCGAGATCGGCACGGATCCCCTCCTCGCGGATGTCACGTGGTCGTGGCTGGTCGATGCGCTGGAGTCCAGGGACGCGGTGTACCACTCGGCATCGGGAACCGCGACGAAGACGCTCTCCAAGGGTTTCGGCGGGCTGGCGGCCGAGGGCGACGGCGCCCAGATCGAGCTGCGGGCGTCGTGGACGCCGGAGGGCACTCTGCGCCCGCATGTGGAAGCATGGGCAGAGCTGGTGGGGATGCTCGCCGGGCTTCCGCCCGGATCAGAGGACATCGCCGTGTTCGGTGCTCGAAAGGCGGCCCGTGACTGA
- a CDS encoding alpha/beta hydrolase family protein, which yields MKSIRHAVTAIVLTLLALISAAAGFVVLSVARRVVTPEKRGTDTQILAVDTGAQTIELTRTLDTELPGRYGLFTTGTHGYVKLGAVLSADTTRVRRKLLTQIDPGARIDPAAAFSGWYYSSPRELHLRWDNVLIGSPSGPCPAWLFPAAAGAPASDTWVIQIHGRGGNRAECLRAVPVFHSLGMTNLVVSYRNDGEAPRTRGGAYALGASEWRDVDSAISYALRHGARCVLLMGWSMGGAIALQTAVSSGQRSAIIGLVLESPVVDWRSVLRFQAREQGVRDPLPELAMTILSSPVTARWGGAEEAIPFDRLDMLARAEELDVPILILHSDDDGFVPADASHALAEARSDIVTMPHFAGARHAKLWNYDQTGWTRAITDWAAAQGFSASA from the coding sequence ATGAAGAGTATCAGGCACGCCGTCACGGCCATCGTCCTCACCCTGCTCGCTCTGATCTCGGCAGCGGCGGGCTTCGTCGTGCTCTCGGTCGCCCGTCGGGTCGTCACCCCCGAGAAACGCGGAACGGACACGCAGATCCTCGCGGTCGACACGGGTGCGCAGACCATCGAGCTGACCCGCACGCTCGACACCGAACTGCCCGGTCGCTACGGACTGTTCACGACCGGCACCCACGGCTACGTCAAGCTCGGAGCTGTGCTCAGCGCGGACACCACGCGTGTGCGGCGCAAGCTGCTCACGCAGATCGACCCCGGCGCCCGCATCGACCCGGCGGCTGCCTTCAGCGGCTGGTACTACAGCTCTCCTCGTGAGCTGCATCTGCGCTGGGACAACGTGCTCATCGGGTCGCCGAGCGGTCCGTGTCCGGCATGGCTGTTCCCGGCGGCGGCCGGCGCCCCGGCATCCGACACCTGGGTGATCCAGATCCACGGCCGCGGCGGAAACCGTGCCGAGTGCCTGCGCGCGGTGCCCGTGTTCCACTCGCTCGGGATGACGAATCTCGTCGTCTCCTACCGCAACGACGGCGAGGCCCCGAGGACCCGTGGCGGCGCCTACGCCCTCGGCGCTTCCGAGTGGCGCGACGTCGACAGCGCCATCTCCTATGCGCTCCGCCACGGCGCGCGATGCGTCCTGTTGATGGGGTGGTCGATGGGCGGCGCGATCGCGCTCCAGACCGCCGTGTCGTCCGGCCAGCGCTCCGCGATCATCGGGCTCGTCCTGGAATCTCCCGTCGTCGACTGGCGCTCGGTGCTGCGGTTCCAGGCGCGCGAACAGGGCGTGCGCGACCCGCTGCCCGAGCTGGCGATGACCATCCTGTCGTCGCCGGTCACCGCACGCTGGGGAGGCGCGGAAGAGGCGATCCCGTTCGACCGGCTGGACATGCTGGCCAGAGCCGAAGAGCTCGATGTCCCCATCCTGATCCTGCACAGCGACGATGACGGCTTCGTGCCGGCCGATGCATCGCACGCCCTGGCGGAGGCGCGCTCGGACATCGTGACGATGCCGCATTTCGCGGGAGCCCGCCACGCCAAGCTGTGGAACTACGACCAGACCGGCTGGACCAGGGCGATCACGGACTGGGCGGCGGCCCAGGGGTTCAGCGCTTCTGCCTGA
- a CDS encoding DUF1611 domain-containing protein: MSTPPLPSSVAPSSHGWAEPIALPVGTTAVVYCEGQFGEQDGKTANGLVRHSEKYEILSVIDSRHAGADAGTFLDGTHNGIPVLGTLAQAIAHADRVPDYLICGLAPADGLLSPAQRVVLLDGIARGMHIINGLHEFLNEDAEFAAASLLAGVTITDVRRPRDKKDLHLFDGRIFDVTCPRIAVLGTDGAIGKRTTSTLLVQALNEQGIRAVMVGTGQTTIIQGGRYGVALDALVPQFCSGEVEHQVVLAFEGEDPDVIIVEGQGALSHPAYLTSAHILRGSRPAGVIVQHAPGRRTLGDFPMVSMPTVASEVALIESFADTRVIGVTVNHENLTDAEIEAAIDEIELDLGVPATDPLTRPLYELVDMVVQAFPHLAERRASAQR; the protein is encoded by the coding sequence ATGTCCACCCCACCCCTTCCGTCCTCGGTCGCCCCGTCGTCGCACGGCTGGGCAGAGCCCATCGCCCTTCCCGTCGGCACGACCGCAGTCGTGTACTGCGAAGGGCAGTTCGGTGAGCAGGACGGCAAGACGGCCAACGGACTCGTCCGCCATTCCGAGAAATACGAGATTCTCAGCGTCATCGACAGCCGTCACGCCGGCGCCGACGCGGGGACGTTCCTCGACGGCACCCACAACGGGATCCCGGTGCTCGGCACGCTCGCGCAGGCCATCGCCCACGCCGACCGCGTCCCCGACTACCTGATCTGCGGGCTCGCGCCCGCGGACGGTCTGCTCTCGCCGGCCCAGCGCGTCGTCCTGCTCGACGGCATCGCGCGCGGCATGCACATCATCAACGGACTGCACGAGTTCCTCAACGAGGATGCCGAGTTCGCCGCGGCGAGTCTGCTCGCAGGGGTGACGATCACCGATGTGCGCCGTCCACGCGACAAGAAGGACCTGCATCTGTTCGACGGTCGCATCTTCGACGTCACGTGCCCGCGGATCGCCGTGCTCGGAACCGACGGCGCCATCGGCAAGCGGACCACGTCGACCCTGCTCGTCCAGGCGCTCAACGAACAGGGCATCCGCGCGGTCATGGTGGGCACTGGGCAGACCACGATCATCCAGGGCGGACGCTACGGTGTCGCCCTCGACGCGCTCGTGCCGCAGTTCTGCTCGGGAGAGGTCGAGCACCAGGTCGTCCTGGCCTTCGAGGGCGAGGACCCCGACGTGATCATCGTCGAGGGCCAGGGCGCGCTCAGCCATCCGGCCTATCTGACGTCGGCGCACATCCTCCGCGGCAGTCGCCCCGCTGGCGTGATCGTCCAGCACGCCCCCGGCCGACGGACGCTCGGTGACTTCCCCATGGTCTCCATGCCCACCGTGGCCTCGGAAGTCGCCTTGATCGAATCGTTCGCGGACACCAGGGTGATCGGTGTGACCGTCAACCACGAGAACCTGACGGATGCCGAGATCGAAGCCGCGATCGACGAGATCGAACTCGACCTCGGCGTCCCGGCGACCGATCCGCTGACCCGTCCGCTGTACGAACTGGTCGACATGGTGGTGCAGGCCTTCCCGCACCTCGCCGAACGGCGGGCGTCCGCTCAGCGCTGA
- a CDS encoding type II toxin-antitoxin system PemK/MazF family toxin, with product MLVTALTGRTSRTSEREPGRTSVPESSPGRQRGSETIRIDPLRVDRLRVAYAPARDGAPDAGEIIWTWVPYEENDGRGKDRPVLVIGRQSDARVYAVRMTSRPHDGHRDYLSIGSGEWDRAGRESWVDIEELYSVHESGMRREAAILDRARYGRVAQALVQRYGWRTS from the coding sequence ATGCTGGTCACCGCGCTGACCGGTCGTACGTCCCGGACTTCCGAGAGGGAGCCGGGACGTACGTCTGTCCCCGAGTCCTCACCTGGACGGCAACGGGGGAGCGAGACCATCCGCATCGATCCGCTCCGCGTCGACCGGCTTCGAGTCGCGTACGCGCCTGCCCGCGACGGCGCGCCGGACGCCGGCGAGATCATCTGGACCTGGGTGCCGTACGAGGAGAACGACGGACGGGGCAAGGACCGCCCGGTGCTCGTCATCGGGCGCCAGTCGGACGCGCGGGTCTACGCGGTGCGGATGACGAGCAGACCCCACGACGGACATCGCGACTACCTGTCGATCGGCTCGGGAGAGTGGGACAGAGCGGGCCGGGAGTCCTGGGTCGACATCGAGGAGCTCTACAGCGTGCACGAGTCGGGCATGCGCCGCGAGGCGGCGATCCTCGACCGTGCCCGCTACGGGCGGGTCGCGCAGGCGCTCGTGCAGCGATACGGGTGGCGCACGAGCTGA
- a CDS encoding SRPBCC family protein, whose protein sequence is MGGDEAEESARIGKRAQNVRELRCTVDEVFDVLADGWVYPSWVVGASRMRDVEAGWPGEQARLHHSFGVWPVLIDDTTVCIEWDPPRRAVLRARGWPIGEAEVLIEARPRGSGCVVRIQERPVRGPATLLPSKLSAALLLWRNAETLHRLAYLAEGGAGRRRSNENDGEDGIDMADDMTHEEKRRDQLTTAPEATEADADPRVVVSEADGVTRVDIAPDADVRPGPGPGMPEADDPDHRDD, encoded by the coding sequence ATGGGCGGCGATGAGGCGGAGGAGTCCGCGCGGATCGGAAAGCGCGCGCAGAACGTCCGCGAGCTGCGCTGCACGGTCGACGAGGTGTTCGACGTGCTGGCCGACGGCTGGGTCTATCCGTCGTGGGTCGTCGGTGCCTCCCGGATGCGCGACGTCGAGGCCGGCTGGCCGGGGGAGCAGGCCCGTCTGCACCATTCCTTCGGCGTGTGGCCCGTGCTGATCGACGACACGACGGTCTGCATCGAATGGGACCCGCCTCGGCGTGCGGTGCTGCGGGCACGAGGGTGGCCGATCGGAGAGGCCGAGGTGCTCATCGAAGCCCGGCCTCGAGGCAGCGGATGCGTCGTGCGGATCCAGGAGCGCCCCGTGCGGGGGCCGGCGACACTGCTGCCCTCGAAGCTCTCCGCAGCGCTGCTGCTCTGGCGCAACGCGGAGACGCTGCACCGCCTCGCCTATCTCGCCGAAGGCGGCGCCGGACGGCGGCGATCGAACGAAAACGACGGAGAGGACGGCATCGACATGGCCGACGACATGACCCACGAGGAGAAGCGACGCGATCAGCTGACGACCGCGCCCGAGGCGACCGAGGCGGACGCGGATCCGCGCGTCGTCGTCTCCGAGGCCGACGGCGTCACCCGCGTCGATATCGCTCCGGATGCCGATGTGCGCCCGGGCCCCGGGCCGGGGATGCCGGAGGCGGACGACCCGGATCACCGGGATGACTGA
- a CDS encoding sulfurtransferase, which translates to MTIEFDTTSEKFAEYAEPGRLVTTAWLAERLGTEGLVVVESDEDVLLYETGHIPGSVKVDWHTELNDPVVRDYLDGEGFAKLMSRKGISRDDTIVVYGDKNNWWAAYALWVFSLFGHEDVRLLDGGRDRWIAEGRELTTEPSARAATEYPVVERDDTILRAYKDDVLAHLGKPLIDVRSPEEYTGARTSAPAYPEEGALRAGHIPTAQSVPWGRAVAEDGGFRSRAELDAIYRGDAGLQDGDEVVAYCRIGERSSHTWFVLKHLLGFENVRNYDGSWTEWGSAVRVPIATGTEPGSL; encoded by the coding sequence GTGACCATCGAGTTCGACACCACTTCCGAGAAGTTCGCCGAGTATGCGGAACCCGGTCGACTCGTCACGACCGCCTGGCTCGCTGAGCGCCTGGGCACCGAAGGCCTCGTCGTCGTGGAGTCGGACGAGGACGTGCTCCTGTACGAGACCGGCCACATCCCTGGATCCGTGAAGGTCGACTGGCACACCGAGCTCAACGACCCGGTCGTGCGCGACTATCTCGACGGCGAGGGGTTCGCGAAGCTGATGAGCCGCAAGGGCATCTCCCGTGACGACACGATCGTCGTCTACGGCGACAAGAACAACTGGTGGGCGGCGTACGCGCTGTGGGTCTTCTCGCTGTTCGGACACGAGGACGTCCGGCTGCTCGACGGCGGCCGCGACCGCTGGATCGCCGAGGGCCGGGAGCTGACCACCGAGCCGTCGGCCCGAGCGGCGACCGAGTATCCCGTCGTCGAACGGGACGACACGATCCTGCGCGCCTACAAGGACGACGTTCTCGCGCACCTCGGCAAGCCGCTCATCGACGTCCGCTCGCCCGAGGAGTACACCGGAGCGCGCACGAGCGCCCCCGCGTACCCGGAGGAGGGCGCGCTGCGCGCCGGCCACATCCCCACCGCGCAGAGCGTCCCGTGGGGTCGCGCCGTCGCGGAGGACGGCGGCTTCCGCAGCCGCGCGGAACTCGACGCGATCTACCGGGGGGACGCGGGCCTCCAGGACGGCGACGAGGTCGTCGCGTACTGCCGCATCGGAGAGCGCTCGAGCCACACCTGGTTCGTGCTCAAGCACCTGCTCGGCTTCGAGAACGTGCGCAACTACGACGGCTCGTGGACCGAGTGGGGCAGCGCGGTCCGCGTCCCGATCGCGACGGGTACCGAGCCCGGTTCGCTCTGA